GAGTCATAGAACAGATCGAGGAGCAGGATGGCGACATATTCAACAActgatgtatgaatctgatcagCAATGTTATGACATTCTTCGAATGAACCAAAAGACTTTTGAAGCTTTGTGCAAGATGCTAGCTGAGCGATATGGATTGAAAGAGACTCACCATGTCTACCTTGAGGAATCTGTCGCAATGTTTCTCGAGACTGTTGGTCAAGATAAGACGAAGCGAAATATTGCTGCAAGGTATCAAAGATCAGTGGATACGGTCCAAAGAAAGCTTGATGAAGTTTTGAGTGCTCTTCTCAAGTTTGCGGAGGATACACTAAGACCACAAGAAGGCGAGTTTGGAAGAGCAAGTCCTGTTTTGAGGAATGATGATCAGTATTGGCCTCATTTCAGAGATTGTATTGGAGCACTTGATGGAATAAATGTCCCGGTTCGCCCTCCAAGTCAGAATGCAGAAGCATATAATGGCAGAAAGCAAGGATCTACAATGAATGTTCTTGTTATATGTAACTTCGATATGAAGTTCATATATGCATATGTCGGTGTACCTGGTAGAGCAAATGATTCGAAGGTCTTGACTCATTGTGCGAGGAATGAGGCTTCTTTCCCACATCCTCCTCCTGGAAAGTATTATCTAGTTAACTCCGGATATCCGACGAGGACAGGTTATCTTGGTCCGCATCGTAATATGCGATTTCATCTTGGTCAATTTGCTACAGGAGGACCGCCAGTTAGTGCACGGGAGTTGTTTAACCGAAAGCATTCAGGTCTGCGATCAGTGATTGAGAGGACATTTGGTGTATGGAAAGCAAAATGGAGGATTTTGGATCGTAAGCATCCAAAGTATGGTCTGGTCAAGTGGATTAAGCTGGTGACAGCGACGATGGCGCTACACAACTTCATACGTGATTCACATCGGGAAGATCATGATTTTGTACAATGGCAAAGTGATGATGATGgagatggagaaggagaagaagctgatAGTGacggtgatgaagaagaaggtgatgatgatgatgatgatgatgatgatgatgatgatgatgatgatgatgatgatgatgatgatgatgatgatgatgatgatgatggtggtggtggtggtggacatTTTGTATATGAGCCGACCGGTGATAGAGCGATGGAAGCTTTGCGTGATAACATCACAAATGAGTATGGTAGAGGTCGTTTACCGTATTAAATGTTTTAGttaatgacttttttttttgcttataagtTTGATTATCATTTATATGTGATATTTATTAagactttatgtttttttttatcaaccaaTTTGATGTATTATTTAGCTTTTTTTCGTGATAAATATTTTGAGGTATTATCTTTGTTTTAGTTTAGCTTATgatttatgacaaaaaataatgttatactTGTATATTTGACCAAAAACTTATTatcaagtaaatataatatttttatggatgtaaatatatttaagctgcattttaatatttaaaatataaatttacaattttttaaaaataaaaaatgaataaatgtaAATAGCCGCAACGTCTGTCAAACGAACAACCCAAAACATGCTTCCTGCGTCAGCGTCAACTACATGCGGCTCAGAAACGAACAACAATCTGCGGCAGCGTCGGCGTCGGCGTCaacaaaacgaacaacaaccaaACGACGCCGACGCAGCCGCCGATGCCGACGCCGAAAAccgcggcaaccaaacgaacaggacAAGTGTAGAGGTAAAAGTTTCTGTTGGAAATAACTTGCTTTACTCTCTTCCAATTCACTTCCAAGTCTTGTGATTCGATCTCTGATAAGTCGGTTATTTCGGAAATGAAGCTAGAAACAATTGAAGAAGAGCTCGTGGGGGATTCTACCATTCCTGTGAGATTGCCAAGATTTGAAGGAAGAGTTCCATCGAGGCTGTTCTCAGAGAGATCTAAGACCTTGAGACTTGTGAGAGTTGATATGTCTTCTGTGATTGAACCTTTGAGGAAATTGTTTCTCAGGCTAAGAACCTCAAGAGACTGAGATAGCCTGGAGATAAAGCTAGGGAACATACCCGAGATTTTGTTGTCATGAAGGTCAAGATGCTTTAGAAATGAGAGTTTTGTGAATTCCTCAGGGAATTCGCCGCTGAAATTGTTCTTACTCATGGTGAGACTTACGGTGTTTAACCCAAAAGAAGCTGGAACATCTCCAGATAACTCGTTCGAAGATATGTCGAGCAATGCAAGCAATGAATGTTGGCTGAATCTTGGGAATTCGCCTGATAACTTGTTCTTTGACAAGTCCAGCCACAGCAGCCTGTAAATATTTGCTATAGACTTTGGTACTGATCCTGAGAAGTTGTTTTCAGACAGCTTCAGTATCATAAGTGATGTTTCTCCAACGGTGTTAGGGATACGACCTGAGAAGTTGTTTCTTGATAGAGCAAGAACCGATACTTAACCTCAGAGACTGAAACAAACTAGGAGACAGTGAACCTGAGAGTCTGTTGTCtgacaatattatattttccattttcaGATCAGCCAGCCATTTGGGGAAGCTTCCTTCGAGTCTATTCAAGCTCAAATCCAAGAAATAAAGATCTGTTTGATTCTTGAGCCAATCCGGAATTTTCCCTTCTAAACCACAAGAACTAAGTGACAGATGTGTTAACTTAGACTGTGGAAAGATAGAGCCATTCTTGTTCCATTGGAGTTTGTTTCCTCCGAGACGCAGTTTCCTCAGCTTCTGAAGATGAAATAGCCATGTGGGAATCTCACCTGACAAGCCACTGTTATTCTCAAGCTCAAGGGTTTCGAGATTTGTTAGATTTTGAATTGACGATGGAATTCCACCGGAGAAATTGTTCCTACTCATAGACAGAGTTGAGAGATTGACCAAGCTGCCAATACCATATGGGATCTTAAAGGACATGAAATTCATCTGAATATTGTTTCGAGCTTTGTTAACTGTGATATGGACAACGGTATAGAACCAGAGAACTTGTTCTGTTTCAATGATAGCTTCCGTAGTGCAGTAAGACTGCCTTGTAACATAAACAAACACACACAACGGTATAAAGTTAGTAGCATCTACGACCCCTATCTAACATCCTTTTCATACATGAATACTTTCTCCGTTTCACACAGattaaataaacatttaattttatatattttctaaacaaaaacattattaattgtATGGTTaatcatatttcaaccaataaaaataaattagaagatataaaaaatcatatagcatttaaagttaataaatttaatttgatcaaaaaaaataataaattttgtattgaaattctaaaacgaAGTGAAAATTTTACTCTTACAGCTATACTAAATATGAAACCGTAGAagtacaaattttaaattttgagattGATTTTCAGATTTTTACCAATTTCAGGAGGAATCTCTCCTCCAATAATAAGATTCTCATCTAAAAACAGTTCCTCCAGATTCTTGAGTTCTTTGATGTCACCACTCAACGTACCACCGATAGCATTCATGCTTAAGTCAAGGTGCTGAAGAGTCTTTATGGAAAACAAATCAGGAGGGATCGTGCCGTTGAAGCTGTTACGACCCATGTCAAGAGAGATTAACCTGGTCAAGTTCCCAAAACCCATCTCCAGGTATCTCTCCTTGTATGAAATTAGAGGAGACATCTAGCCTCATGAGAGAGCTTACACGCAGAACCGGTCTCAGAAGGGTTGAACTCACTGAGCCAAAGAGGACAAGACCGTTGAGATTCAGGTCTGTCACTTCTTTGGAAGGCGAACGAGTGTTGCATCTCACAAGTTTCCATTTGCAGCA
The nucleotide sequence above comes from Brassica napus cultivar Da-Ae chromosome A9, Da-Ae, whole genome shotgun sequence. Encoded proteins:
- the LOC106432610 gene encoding receptor-like protein 46, coding for MGFGNLTRLISLDMGRNSFNGTIPPDLFSIKTLQHLDLSMNAIGGTLSGDIKELKNLEELFLDENLIIGGEIPPEIVNKARNNIQMNFMSFKIPYGIGSLVNLSTLSMSRNNFSGGIPSSIQNLTNLETLELENNSGLSGEIPTWLFHLQKLRKLRLGGNKLQWNKNGSIFPQSKLTHLSLSSCGLEGKIPDWLKNQTDLYFLDLSLNRLEGSFPKWLADLKMENIILSDNRLSGRIPNTVGETSLMILKLSENNFSGSVPKSIANIYRLLWLDLSKNKLSGEFPRFSQHSLLALLDISSNELSGDVPASFGLNTVSLTMSKNNFSGEFPEEFTKLSFLKHLDLHDNKISGMFPSFISRLSQSLEVLSLRNNFLKGSITEDISTLTSLKVLDLSENSLDGTLPSNLGNLTGMVESPTSSSSIVSSFISEITDLSEIESQDLEVNWKRVKQVISNRNFYLYTCPVRLVAAVFGVGIGGCVGVVWLLFVLLTPTPTLPQIVVRF
- the LOC111200944 gene encoding protein ANTAGONIST OF LIKE HETEROCHROMATIN PROTEIN 1; translation: MLEDEDDDYDDELGLFDVPITERLSHRTDRGAGWRHIQQLMYESDQQCYDILRMNQKTFEALCKMLAERYGLKETHHVYLEESVAMFLETVGQDKTKRNIAARYQRSVDTVQRKLDEVLSALLKFAEDTLRPQEGEFGRASPVLRNDDQYWPHFRDCIGALDGINVPVRPPSQNAEAYNGRKQGSTMNVLVICNFDMKFIYAYVGVPGRANDSKVLTHCARNEASFPHPPPGKYYLVNSGYPTRTGYLGPHRNMRFHLGQFATGGPPVSARELFNRKHSGLRSVIERTFGVWKAKWRILDRKHPKYGLVKWIKLVTATMALHNFIRDSHREDHDFVQWQSDDDGDGEGEEADSDGDEEEGDDDDDDDDDDDDDDDDDDDDDDDDDDDDGGGGGGHFVYEPTGDRAMEALRDNITNEYGRGRLPY